One Betta splendens chromosome 16, fBetSpl5.4, whole genome shotgun sequence genomic window carries:
- the sntb1 gene encoding beta-1-syntrophin, which translates to MAVVLATGVSGAPGVGKSGFVEVLVRECWHKVLINLNEEALTLSCGDGGVGDDAGDDVNSNGVTNGSYLDNNNANSNNGPRSARAACADVPERVPETIANRKRCVKVAKQEIGGLGISIKGGKENKMPILISKIFKGLAADQTQALYVGDAILSVNGVNLRDATHDEAVQALKRAGREVTLEVKYMREATPYVKKGSPVSEIGWETPPPESPRLGSPAFAPSPCTSPDPPSSPVQASLSPLGDRRCIPLKMCYVTRAMTTPDPENRQLELHSPDARHTVVLRCPDQPSALSWFCAMHSVTASLAQRALAEVIQNSARTEVAGSREIRHLGWLAGKTESEKQCWKPTLVAVTEKDLLLYNSLPRSREAWQSPAHSYPLLATRLVHSGPDRGSPHSGTELFFATRTGTRLGIETHLFRAETTKDLSVWTRHIVSGCHASAEMIKEVTTSCLYRGQECRLVIHYEQGFSVLADPRPADGESVEAAGAHTPSRPRVLLSYPFERLKMSSDDGVRMLFLDFGGREGEIQLDLHSCPKPIVFILHSFLSAKISRLGLVA; encoded by the exons ATGGCGGTGGTGTTAGCGACCGGAGTTTCGGGTGCCCCCGGAGTGGGGAAAAGTGGGTTCGTGGAGGTTCTGGTGCGAGAGTGTTGGCACAAAGTTTTGATCAACTTGAACGAGGAAGCGCTGACGTTGAGCTGCGGGGACGGCGGCGTCGGCGACGACGCGGGCGACGATGTCAACTCCAACGGCGTCACCAACGGCTCGTACCTGGACAACAACAACGCCAACTCCAACAACGGCCCCCGGAGCGCGCGCGCCGCGTGCGCGGACGTCCCGGAGCGAGTGCCCGAGACCATCGCCAACAGAAAGCGGTGCGTCAAGGTGGCGAAGCAGGAGATCGGCGGGCTGGGGATCAGCATCAAGGGGGGGAAGGAGAACAAGATGCCCATCCTCATCAGTAAGATATTCAAGGGGCTCGCGGCGGACCAGACCCAGGCTCTGTACGTGGGGGACGCCATCCTGTCCGTGAACGGCGTGAACCTGCGGGACGCGACGCACGACGAGGCGGTGCAGGCGCTGAAGCGAGCCGGGCGAGAGGTGACTCTGGAAG TGAAGTACATGCGTGAGGCCACGCCGTACGTCAAGAAGGGCTCCCCCGTGTCCGAGATCGGCTGGGAGACCCCCCCTCCCGAGTCCCCTCGCCTCGGCAGCCCCGCCTTCGCCCCCTCGCCGTGCACCTCGCCTGACCCTCCCAGCTCCCCCGTCCAGGCCTCCCTGTCTCCGCTGGGCGACAGGAGGTGCATCCCGCTTAAAATGTGCTACGTGACCCGAGCCATGACCACCCCGGACCCCGAAAACAG ACAACTGGAGTTGCACTCCCCCGACGCCAGGCACACCGTGGTGCTGCGCTGCCCAGACCAACCATCTGCCCTCTCCTGGTTCTGTGCCATGCACTCAGTCACAGCCTCGCTGGCGCAG CGAGCGCTGGCGGAGGTCATCCAGAACTCAGCCAGGACGGAGGTTGCTGGCAGCAGAGAGATACGACACCTGGGCTGGCTGGcagggaag acagagagcgagaagcAGTGCTGGAAGCCGACGCTGGTGGCGGTGACCGAGAAAGACCTGCTCCTCTACAACAGCCTCCCGCGGAGCAGGGAAGCCTGGCAGAGCCCTGCACACAGCTACCCGCTGCTGGCGACGCG TCTGGTCCACTCTGGCCCGGACCGAGGCTCCCCTCACTCGGGCACCGAGCTGTTCTTCGCCACCCGCACCGGCACGCGGCTCGGCATCGAGACCCACCTGTTCCGGGCCGAGACCACCAAAGACCTGTCCGTGTGGACCAGACACATAGTCAGTGGATGCCACGCCTCTGCCGAGATGATCAAAGAAGTCACTACGA GTTGTCTGTACCGGGGTCAGGAGTGTCGGCTGGTCATACACTATGAACAGGGCTTCTCTGTGCTGGCTGACCCCAGACCAGCTGACGGGGAGAGCGTGGAGGCAGCGGGAGCCCACACCCCCAGCAGGCCCAGAGTGCTTCTGTCCTACCCCTTCGAAAGGCTAAAGATGTCCTCGGACGACGGCGTTCGCATGCTCTTCCTCGACTTTGGAGGGCGGGAGGGCGAGATT CAACTGGACCTCCACTCGTGTCCGAAGCCGATAGTCTTCATCCTCCACTCCTTCCTCTCGGCTAAGATCTCCCGCCTGGGTCTGGTGGCCTGA